From the genome of Fusarium oxysporum f. sp. lycopersici 4287 chromosome 3, whole genome shotgun sequence, one region includes:
- a CDS encoding hypothetical protein (At least one base has a quality score < 10) — translation MLLGDLSHLKYVMARDKLLSLGARSVRDWNPMGFKSHSGRAALGSSVPASDASVQPLEEPMKIDDITGDRVFSSALDYQPRANRLDFAAEAREYVTSLELDNSLSLRQEELIRVGQRMIQVSRGLVDQDEEDVQLNYEDFLDRSTQAISTRSATDLKGASDHTFAAVPSTLTITNFLSVQNTITIDFRYDLARGLTFLVGENGSGKSMLIEAMVWCQFGQCIRSGMAADDVVNDIIVLLHGEAQLQYDHPDKGTTQEAIVELLGINYETYIKTVVLSHESAASFLSSKAAEKRKLTEAALGMSILDTYGKVSRFLLKDVDENANAVNKNMQDMAHTMEHTEKRIEVLDRKRRTCEMEAYNAAASLELAIQDHAAARLRSDGRFGHGDPELAIDSAEYEQKMSASSQGVQNAMETAHFAELTMRSRAEVSALTDQISMEEKSRQRLEKEYTQIRGMGNADFMSWLAGLQQKLGQQLEAVPADRPAIHQRLLYAMRTVVIRGAMGILEFLISNYQAIDTKHQQRRVAIDRLCEDIKDSKLRLQSLHLEVTDIIHRNQLATSQALLVVDKQLMAVEQAQNTCADVMFKQQQAMFRQQEELIFKQRQEAKHKQQQEEVMLKRHEATTYTCLIEAEQSSLHSTSQKYDNLALKLKELAADREVFAFWSSALTKRNKRTSSSAKSRGGSTANFREYVLEKSISDLNRLLAQILTALYDDTRHTNAIATGMLSSLFDYESIGAMEHESGSPVPVLDQSLAIHHSLAYGKRSGGERKRLDLALFFALLHLDWAESAHRAHYLLIDEVFDSLDEAGQEAVVRWCMIMLQSMVGWIVIVTHSRFLAERDPERDAGKAMVMRIKMGSQGTELVNDKQRIGI, via the exons ATGCTTCTAGGTGATTTGAGCCATCTCAAGTATGTTATGGCTCGTGACAAGCTCCTCTCACTTGGGGCGCGGAGTGTACGGGACTGGAACCCTATGGGCTTTAAATCGCATTCTGGCCGCGCGGCTTTGGGATCATCGGTCCCAGCGAGCGATGCATCCGTCCAGCCCTTAGAGGAGCCCATGAAAATCGACGACATAACAGGCGATAGGGTCTTCAGCTCTGCCCTTGACTACCAACCTCGAGCCAATAGACTCGATTTTGCGGCGGAGGCTCGGGAGTATGTTACATCACTAGAATTGGATAACTCTCTCTCCTTGCGACAAGAAGAGTTAATCCGAGTTGGCCAGCGAATGATTCAAGTTTCCCGCGGGCTGGTAGAtcaggatgaagaagacgtCCAGCTGAACTATGAGGACTTTCTCGACAGGTCAACTCAGGCTATCAGCACGAGAAGCGCTACCGATCTGAAAGGTGCCTCTGATCATACCTTCGCCGCAGTGCCATCCACTCTTACGATCACCAATTTCCTGAGCGTGCagaacaccatcaccattgaCTTCCGGTATGATCTTGCGCGTGGACTAACCTTCCTGGTTGGCGAGAATGGCTCTGGCAAGAGCATGCTGATTGAGGCCATGGTTTGGTGCCAGTTTGGGCAGTGCATTCGCAGTGGCATGGCGGCCGACGATGTTGTCAACGATATTATAG TCCTTTTACATGGCGAGGCCCAGCTGCAGTATGATCACCCAGACAAAGGCACGACACAGGAGGCTATCGTCGAGTTGCTTGGTATCAACTACGAAACATACATCAAGACAGTCGTATTGAGCCACGAGAGCGCtgcgagcttcttgagctcaaaGGCAGCGGAGAAGCGTAAATTGACAGAGGCAGCTCTTGGAATGTCAATACTAGATACCTATGGGAAGGTATCGAGATTTCTCCTTAAGGACGTTGATGAAAACGCGAACGCGGTAAATAAGAATATGCAGGACATGGCCCACACAATGGAACATACTGAAAAACGTATCGAAGTTTTGGACCGGAAACGAAGAACATGTGAAATGGAGGCGTATAACGCTGCGGCATCTCTTGAGTTGGCGATACAGGACCATGCAGCCGCTAGATTACGAAGTGATGGGCGGTTTGGACACGGAGACCCTGAGCTTGCTATAGACTCCGCAGAGTATGAACAGAAGATGTCGGCCTCAAGCCAGGGAGTTCAGAATGCAATGGAAACGGCACACTTCGCCGAGCTTACAATGCGTTCCCGCGCAGAGGTCTCGGCATTGACAGATCAGATCAGCATGGAGGAGAAAAGCCGACAACGCCTAGAAAAGGAATATACCCAAATACGGGGAATGGGGAATGCCGATTTCATGTCATGGCTCGCCGGACTGCAACAGAAACTCGGTCAACAATTGGAGGCCGTGCCAGCAGATCGTCCCGCCATACACCAAAGGCTCTTATATGCCATGAGAACAGTGGTTATCAGGGGTGCGATGGGCATATTGGAATTCTTGATAAGCAACTATCAAGCAATCGAcaccaaacatcaacaacgaagAGTGGCCATTGACCGTCTCTGTGAGGACATTAAAGACAGCAAGTTGCGGCTGCAAAGCCTCCATCTCGAGGTAACGGATATTATTCATCGAAACCAGCTTGCCACTAGCCAGGCCCTTCTGGTGGTCGACAAGCAGCTTATGGCGGTCGAGCAGGCTCAAAACACATGCGCAGATGTTATGttcaagcagcagcaggcCATGTTTAGGCAACAGGAAGAGCTCATATTTAAACAACGGCAAGAGGCTAAACacaagcagcagcaagaagaggTGATGCTCAAGCGGCACGAAGCAACTACCTATACATGCCTTATCGAAGCCGAGCAGTCATCTCTACACTCGACTAGTCAGAAATACGATAACCTGGCTCTCAAACTTAAAGAGCTTGCAGCTGATCGCGAGGTTTTTGCCTTCTGGTCCTCTGCTTTAACAAAACGTAATAAGCGCACTAGTTCCTCAGCCAAATCCAGGGGGGGATCAACGGCCAACTTCCGCGAATATGTCCTCGAAAAGTCAATATCAGATCTCAATAGGTTACTTGCACAGATCCTTACGGCGCTGTACGACGACACACGCCACACAAACGCCATCGCAACGGGAATGCTGAGTTCATTGTTCGACTATGAATCAATTGGCGCCATGGAACATGAATCTGGTTCGCCTGTGCCTGTTCTCGATCAGAGCCTTGCTATCCACCACTCGCTCGCCTATGGGAAGCGATCGGGTGGCGAGCGCAAGCGCCTCGACCTAGCACTCTTCTTCGCACTGCTACATCTGGATTGGGCAGAGAGCGCGCATCGGGCACATTACCTGCTCATCGATGAGGTGTTTGACAGTCTCGACGAGGCGGGTCAGGAGGCAGTTGTCAGGTGGTGCATGATAATGCTACAGTCGATGGTCGGTTGGATTGTGATCGTTACTCATAGCCGATTCTTGGCTGAGCGAGATCCGGAAAGGGATGCGGGTAAGGCCATGGTTATGCGGATAAAGATGGGGAGCCAAGGTACGGAGCTTGTTAATGATAAACAGAGGATTGGTATCTAA
- a CDS encoding hypothetical protein (At least one base has a quality score < 10) — MLRLTAISFLLLIPLSLAIVLPRNDNVDGLDWKPCDLPFPKSRQEQIKEAIDCATIKVPLDYTNPKSGGEIDLQLIKVNATRQPARASVIFNPGGPGSSGIEEVAVLGPMYRDILGGSFNVIGFDARGTGRTIPFSCAVRNKTADSDSGSLSRRNPYSQLPNPQVDAYNILKHQTWHGAKEYFKGCYENHKDTGRFYGTTFVAKDLLAIVDALKEDGLLRFWGRSYSTILGQTFAAMFPERIGHLLLDSVVEPDGYYRGNWASATRDTESALFHFFEQCIDADVEVCPLANFTGTKTTAESLMSQLSDVLQKLKDDPIMVPKELQAPRVFWFSPGKWDLSLFIKSVIQANLYSPAKFLRLSSILGPVLVGNFSSLIGPEAIEIQAQAAKEAPEKQKEDGLPWNLGVDAFHAIACSDSKYRAEKPEDMYSLLQAQVAQGSFADSISGKFWPCAQWPFTAAETYGGSFDQINTKNPILLVNGKWDPVTPLSGAWDVSSRFGESRLLVHEGAGHGFQNGVSKCTNEVVQRYFEKDELPKLGMVCKADRNAFEQAVGDANAKVFRAMHGGE; from the exons ATGCTTCGACTCACTGCAATAAGCTTTCTCCTTCTTATACCACTAAGCCTAGCAATCGTGCTACCACGCAACGACAATGTCGATGGCCTGGACTGGAAGCCGTGCGACCTGCCCTTCCCCAAGTCGCGCCAAGAGCAGAtcaaagaagccatcgacTGCGCGACAATCAAAGTTCCCCTCGACTACACGAATCCAAAGTCCGGCGGAGAGATTGATCTCCAGCTGATCAAGGTTAATGCAACCAGGCAGCCTGCTAGGGCTAGTGTTATCTTTAACCCCGGTGGTCCTGGGTCTTCTGGTATTGAAGAGGTCGCAGTTCTTGGTCCTATGTATCGAGA TATTCTAGGTGGCAGCTTCAACGTTATTGGCTTTGATGCACG AGGCACAGGACGTACGATCCCCTTCTCCTGCGCAGTCAGAAACAAGACCGCCGACTCAGACTCGGGCAGCCTGTCCCGGCGCAACCCCTATTCACAATTACCTAACCCTCAGGTTGATGCCTACAATATTCTCAAACATCAGACTTGGCACGGTGCCAAAGAGTACTTTAAGGGTTGCTATGAGAACCATAAAGACACCGGCCGCTTTTATGGAACCACCTTTGTTGCTAAAGATCTGCTCGCCATCGTCGATGCCTTAAAAGAGGATGGTCTCCTACGATTCTGGGGCCGCTCGTATAGCACCATTCTCGGACAGACCTTTGCAGCCATGTTCCCTGAACGCATTGGTCATTTGCTCCTGGATTCTGTCGTCGAGCCTGATGGATACTACCGCGGTAATTGGGCTAGTGCTACACGCGATACGGAATCTGCACTGTTCCACTTTTTCGAGCAGTGTATTGACGCTGATGTAGAAGTTTGCCCGCTGGCTAACTTCACCGGCACTAAAACCACGGCCGAGAGCCTGATGAGCCAACTTTCCGATGTTCTTCAGAAGCTTAAGGATGATCCTATCATGGTGCCAAAAGAGCTCCAGGCCCCGCGGGTCTTCTGGTTTAGCCCTGGAAAGTGGGATCTATCACTCTTCATTAAAAGTGTGATCCAAGCCAATTTGTATAGCCCCGCCAAGTTCTTACGTCTCAGCTCGATACTTGGCCCGGTACTTGTTGGGAACTTTAGCAGCCTGATTGGACCTGAAGCTATCGAAATCCAAGCTCAAGCCGCCAAAGAGGCACCAGAGAAGCAGAAAGAGGATGGATTACCATGGAACCTAGGTGTCGACGCTTTCCACGCAATCGCATGTTCCGATTCCAAGTATAGAGCAGAGAAACCCGAAGATATGTACTCACTGCTTCAGGCTCAGGTGGCACAGGGCTCTTTCGCGGATTCTATCAGCGGCAAGTTCTGGCCTTGTGCGCAGTGGCCTTTCACCGCGGCCGAAACATACGGTGGCAGCTTTGACcaaattaatactaagaacCCCATTCTTCTTGTGAATGGCAAATGGGATCCTGTCACGCCTCTGAGTGGTGCTTGGGACGTATCTTCGCGCTTCGGTGAAAGCAGACTTCTGGTCCACGAGGGTGCCGGC CATGGGTTCCAGAATGGAGTATCCAAGTGCACGAACGAAGTTGTGCAGAGGTATTTTGAAAAGGATGAGCTTCCGAAGCTCGGCATGGTTTGCAAAGCCGATAGGAATGCTTTTGAACAGGCCGTTGGCGATGCCAATGCAAAGGTCTTTCGGGCAATGCATGGTGGAGAATGA